The following are encoded in a window of Primulina eburnea isolate SZY01 chromosome 4, ASM2296580v1, whole genome shotgun sequence genomic DNA:
- the LOC140830993 gene encoding transcription factor PCL1-like produces the protein MGEEVKIDDGVPEWEAGLPSADDLMPLSQALIPAELASAFKISPEAPRSMLDVNRASDTTLSSLRAGFNFKPFNNDDKDHTMADSDEPEEGSDPKKTRRVDAADTFTDDAENEAAKTLKRPRLVWTPQLHKRFVEVVAYLGLKNAVPKTIMQLMNVEGLTRENVASHLQKYRLYVKRMQGLSNEGPSPSDHLFASTPVPRHSFNESSSNGNGNYSEKNENNHVGMSIPMPYPPPPIVPMPIMGMAASSASGYNGYESAHSYQHHFQQQYNNMVHQERDWSGNNLKLMK, from the coding sequence ATGGGTGAAGAAGTGAAGATTGATGATGGGGTGCCGGAGTGGGAGGCGGGTCTTCCGTCCGCCGACGATCTGATGCCGTTGTCTCAGGCGTTGATCCCGGCGGAGCTAGCGTCGGCGTTCAAGATATCGCCGGAGGCACCGCGGTCGATGCTGGATGTCAACCGTGCATCGGACACCACGCTTTCGTCACTGCGTGCGGGGTTCAATTTCAAGCCTTTCAATAACGACGATAAGGATCACACCATGGCCGACTCGGATGAGCCCGAGGAAGGATCTGACCCGAAGAAGACGCGCAGGGTGGACGCCGCCGATACTTTCACCGACGATGCGGAGAACGAGGCGGCGAAGACTCTGAAGAGGCCTCGGCTGGTATGGACACCTCAGCTGCACAAGCGTTTCGTGGAAGTGGTGGCCTACTTAGGGCTGAAGAACGCGGTGCCGAAGACGATTATGCAGCTGATGAATGTTGAGGGTTTGACTCGAGAAAACGTGGCGAGTCATTTGCAGAAGTACAGGTTGTATGTGAAGAGGATGCAGGGGCTGTCGAATGAGGGCCCTTCCCCGTCTGACCATTTGTTTGCTTCCACTCCGGTGCCGCGGCATAGCTTTAATGAATCTTCTAGTAATGGGAATGGAAATTACAGTGAAAAGAATGAGAATAATCATGTGGGGATGTCGATTCCGATGCCATATCCGCCGCCGCCAATTGTACCGATGCCGATTATGGGGATGGCGGCGAGTTCTGCAAGTGGGTATAACGGTTATGAATCAGCTCATTCTTATCAGCATCACTTTCAGCAGCAGTATAACAATATGGTGCATCAAGAAAGGGACTGGTCTGGGAATAATTTAAAGTTAATGAAGTGA